The Streptomyces sp. NBC_01275 genome has a segment encoding these proteins:
- a CDS encoding DUF397 domain-containing protein yields MPTSASQKSSYCQEGEACVHISSASTPPAIHLTESADPARTTLTATPHAFGALLSAVKSAASV; encoded by the coding sequence ATGCCCACCTCCGCCTCGCAGAAGTCGTCTTACTGCCAGGAAGGCGAAGCCTGCGTCCACATATCCTCCGCCTCCACCCCTCCCGCCATCCACCTCACCGAATCCGCCGACCCCGCCCGAACCACCCTCACCGCCACCCCCCACGCCTTCGGCGCGCTGCTCAGTGCCGTGAAGTCCGCTGCTTCCGTGTAG
- a CDS encoding aldehyde dehydrogenase family protein: protein MSRRGEAERQERAAGRQVGDGQRLFVGGDWVEPEGGCYAVTDPATEETVGWAPEASRAQVHAACAAAREAFGPWSRTAPQERAAMLARAADVIQAHSTPYTELARAETGATTGTARAMQVGVAAARFRRYARVEPSEWPIDPQINEAGPMGKAAVMGALAIRQPVGVVTCITSYNNPWANPAGKIAPALAMGNTVVVKPAPQDPLSVYRMAEALEAAGVPRGVVNVVSGRAVEVGEASVSSPDVDMVSFTGSTAVGRRIAEVCGRDMKRQLMELGGKGAAIVFDDADLASAVSGIGTTFSFYSGQICTAPTRVLAQRGVYDRLLEGLRTYATRLRVGDPRDRQTVVGPVISAEHRDRVESYVELGRKEGATVLTGGERPALETGFYINPTLLADCTNDMRVAREEIFGPVVVVIPFDEEDEAVHLANDSDYGLIDYVWSGDVARAFRIARRLRAGGVGVNTVGRNMEAPFGGFKQSGVGRDVGSYALHAYSEVQAVVWPG, encoded by the coding sequence GTGAGCCGACGGGGGGAGGCGGAACGGCAGGAGCGGGCTGCCGGGCGTCAAGTCGGCGACGGGCAACGGCTGTTCGTCGGCGGGGACTGGGTCGAGCCGGAAGGCGGTTGCTACGCCGTCACCGACCCGGCGACCGAGGAGACCGTCGGCTGGGCCCCGGAGGCCTCGCGGGCCCAGGTGCACGCGGCCTGCGCCGCTGCCCGCGAGGCCTTCGGACCCTGGTCGCGCACGGCCCCGCAGGAACGGGCGGCGATGCTGGCCCGCGCCGCCGACGTCATCCAGGCGCACAGCACGCCGTACACGGAGCTGGCCCGGGCCGAGACCGGCGCGACGACCGGCACCGCGAGGGCGATGCAGGTGGGCGTGGCCGCGGCCCGCTTCCGCCGCTACGCGCGCGTGGAGCCCTCCGAGTGGCCGATCGACCCCCAGATCAACGAAGCAGGCCCGATGGGGAAGGCGGCGGTGATGGGCGCGCTGGCCATCCGCCAGCCGGTCGGCGTCGTCACCTGCATCACGTCGTACAACAACCCGTGGGCGAACCCGGCCGGCAAGATCGCCCCCGCCCTCGCCATGGGCAACACGGTCGTGGTGAAACCCGCCCCGCAGGACCCCCTCTCCGTGTACCGGATGGCGGAGGCGCTGGAGGCGGCGGGCGTCCCGCGCGGGGTGGTGAACGTCGTCTCCGGGCGCGCGGTGGAGGTCGGCGAGGCCTCCGTTTCGTCCCCCGACGTCGACATGGTGAGCTTCACGGGCTCCACGGCGGTCGGCCGGCGCATCGCCGAGGTGTGCGGCCGGGACATGAAACGCCAGCTGATGGAGCTGGGCGGCAAGGGCGCGGCCATCGTCTTCGACGACGCGGACCTCGCCTCCGCCGTCTCCGGCATCGGCACCACCTTCTCCTTCTACAGCGGCCAGATCTGCACCGCGCCGACCCGCGTCCTGGCCCAACGAGGCGTGTACGACCGCCTGTTGGAGGGTCTGAGGACGTACGCCACCCGGCTGCGCGTGGGCGACCCCCGGGACCGGCAGACGGTGGTCGGCCCGGTCATCTCGGCGGAGCACCGCGACCGCGTGGAGTCCTACGTCGAACTGGGCCGCAAAGAGGGCGCGACCGTCCTGACCGGCGGCGAACGCCCCGCGCTCGAAACGGGTTTCTACATCAACCCCACCCTCCTCGCGGACTGCACCAACGACATGCGCGTGGCCCGGGAGGAGATCTTCGGCCCGGTCGTCGTCGTCATCCCCTTCGACGAGGAGGACGAGGCCGTCCACCTCGCCAACGACTCCGACTACGGCCTGATCGACTACGTCTGGTCCGGGGACGTGGCCAGAGCCTTCCGGATCGCCCGACGCCTACGCGCCGGCGGGGTCGGCGTCAACACGGTCGGCCGCAACATGGAGGCCCCCTTCGGCGGCTTCAAACAGAGCGGAGTGGGCCGGGACGTGGGGTCGTACGCCCTGCACGCGTACAGCGAGGTGCAGGCGGTCGTCTGGCCGGGGTGA
- a CDS encoding endonuclease/exonuclease/phosphatase family protein: MRVVTWNLWWRFGPWRERQKAIRSVLRDLRPDVVGLQEVWAAGGENQAQWLADELGLHCAWAPSPSPERWRKRIADHDADTVDIGNAVLSRWPILDQETLLLPAPPDFADGRLALYARLAAPSYDVAFFTTHLNSGPHASAVRCAQVTALAHLVARHRAGTPFPPVVTGDFNAWPDSDEIRLFGGYKTAPIVPGHYLYDAWEYADPSAPAATWTPANPYTARILEPPARIDYIHVGPAGPVGEGHVRHVRRAGHRPVDGVWPSDHAAVAADLADWTDEAGPGPSP; this comes from the coding sequence GTGCGAGTGGTGACCTGGAACCTGTGGTGGCGCTTCGGCCCCTGGCGGGAACGCCAGAAAGCGATCCGGTCGGTGTTGCGCGACCTGCGCCCGGACGTGGTCGGCCTGCAGGAGGTGTGGGCGGCGGGCGGCGAGAACCAGGCGCAGTGGCTCGCCGACGAACTGGGCCTGCACTGCGCATGGGCCCCCTCCCCGTCCCCCGAACGCTGGCGGAAACGGATTGCCGACCACGACGCAGACACCGTCGACATCGGCAACGCGGTGCTCAGCCGCTGGCCGATTCTCGACCAGGAGACGCTGCTGCTCCCGGCGCCTCCCGACTTCGCCGACGGCCGCCTCGCCCTTTACGCCCGCCTGGCCGCCCCCTCCTACGACGTCGCCTTCTTCACCACCCACCTCAACTCGGGCCCGCACGCCTCGGCGGTGCGCTGCGCCCAGGTGACCGCGCTGGCCCACCTGGTCGCCCGGCACCGCGCCGGCACGCCCTTCCCGCCCGTCGTCACCGGCGACTTCAACGCCTGGCCGGACTCCGACGAGATCCGCCTCTTCGGTGGTTACAAAACCGCCCCGATCGTCCCCGGCCATTACCTCTACGACGCCTGGGAGTACGCCGACCCCTCCGCCCCCGCCGCCACCTGGACCCCCGCCAACCCGTACACGGCCCGCATCCTGGAGCCCCCCGCCCGCATCGACTACATCCACGTCGGCCCGGCCGGCCCGGTCGGCGAGGGCCATGTGCGGCACGTACGGCGGGCGGGGCACCGACCGGTGGACGGGGTGTGGCCGTCGGACCATGCGGCGGTGGCGGCGGACCTGGCGGACTGGACGGACGAAGCGGGCCCCGGCCCGAGCCCGTGA
- a CDS encoding LLM class flavin-dependent oxidoreductase, giving the protein MEFGLFVQGYVGKRAETDPLAEHKALMEETEYVIQADKSGFKYAWASEHHFLEEYSHLSANDVFLGYLAHATDRIHLGSGIFNPLAQVNHPVKVAEKVAMLDHLTENRFEFGSGRGAGSHEILGFLPGITDMNYTKEIWEETIAEFPKMWLQDEYVGFQGKHWQLPPRKILPKPHGKSHPAMWYAAGSPPSYAMAARKGLGVLGFSIQKVSDMEWVLEQYKTAVVNAEPIGDFVNDNVMVTTTAICAPTHDEAIRIAVEGGLHYLPSLVFRYHDTFPRPEGFPVWPETLPEYNADFVELLVEEELLICGDPDEVLRQCKRWEQAGADQLSFGLPVGVPKEETLQTIRLIGEHVIPKIDTDPVHRTTRFRQAV; this is encoded by the coding sequence TTGGAATTCGGGCTCTTTGTACAGGGATACGTGGGCAAGCGCGCCGAGACCGACCCCCTCGCCGAGCACAAGGCGCTGATGGAGGAGACCGAGTACGTCATCCAGGCGGACAAGTCCGGCTTCAAGTACGCCTGGGCGTCCGAGCACCACTTCCTGGAGGAGTACTCGCACCTCTCCGCCAACGACGTCTTCCTCGGCTACCTGGCGCACGCGACCGACCGGATCCACCTCGGCTCCGGCATCTTCAACCCCCTCGCCCAGGTCAACCATCCGGTGAAGGTCGCCGAGAAGGTCGCCATGCTCGACCATCTCACCGAGAACCGCTTCGAGTTCGGCAGCGGGCGCGGCGCGGGCAGCCACGAGATCCTCGGCTTCCTCCCCGGCATCACCGACATGAACTACACGAAGGAGATCTGGGAGGAGACCATCGCGGAGTTCCCCAAGATGTGGCTCCAGGACGAGTACGTGGGCTTCCAGGGCAAGCACTGGCAGCTCCCGCCGCGCAAGATCCTGCCGAAGCCGCATGGGAAGTCGCACCCCGCGATGTGGTACGCGGCCGGGTCGCCGCCGTCGTACGCGATGGCCGCCCGCAAGGGCCTCGGGGTGCTGGGCTTCAGCATCCAGAAGGTGTCCGACATGGAGTGGGTGCTCGAGCAGTACAAGACGGCGGTGGTGAACGCCGAGCCCATCGGGGACTTCGTCAACGACAACGTGATGGTGACGACGACCGCGATCTGCGCGCCCACCCATGACGAGGCGATCCGGATCGCGGTCGAGGGCGGCCTGCACTACCTGCCGTCGCTGGTGTTCCGCTACCACGACACCTTCCCGCGGCCCGAGGGCTTCCCGGTCTGGCCGGAGACGCTCCCCGAGTACAACGCCGACTTCGTCGAACTCCTCGTCGAGGAGGAGCTGTTGATCTGCGGCGACCCGGACGAGGTGCTGCGCCAGTGCAAGCGGTGGGAGCAGGCGGGCGCGGACCAGCTGAGCTTCGGACTGCCGGTAGGGGTGCCGAAGGAGGAGACGCTCCAGACGATCCGGTTGATCGGGGAGCATGTGATCCCGAAGATCGACACGGACCCTGTGCATCGGACCACGCGGTTCCGGCAGGCGGTGTAG
- a CDS encoding DUF3455 domain-containing protein, which produces MKLAKRLALTTTALAVATAGTLLSTTVGHAAPAQSAPTHVDAPAALKVPDGNRLTGVFAAQGVQTYTCTDGVWKLLEPAATLSAKRDRAHRTVALHSRGPVWVSTVDGSAVNAAAAVTSPKAGTIPELLLKSTATRGAGVFADVSYIQRLDTSGGVAPAAACTGADQLSVPYSATYAFYKPTK; this is translated from the coding sequence ATGAAGCTCGCCAAACGTCTTGCCCTGACCACCACAGCACTCGCCGTCGCGACCGCCGGCACCCTGCTGAGCACGACCGTCGGCCATGCCGCGCCCGCACAGTCCGCGCCCACCCACGTCGACGCGCCCGCCGCGCTCAAGGTGCCCGACGGCAACCGGCTGACCGGCGTCTTCGCCGCCCAGGGCGTCCAGACCTACACCTGCACCGACGGCGTCTGGAAGCTGCTGGAGCCCGCCGCGACCCTGTCGGCCAAGAGAGACCGCGCCCACCGCACCGTCGCCCTCCACTCCCGTGGCCCCGTCTGGGTGTCCACGGTGGACGGCAGCGCCGTCAACGCCGCCGCCGCCGTCACCTCCCCCAAGGCCGGCACCATCCCCGAGCTCCTCCTGAAGTCCACCGCCACCCGCGGCGCAGGGGTCTTCGCCGACGTCTCCTACATCCAGCGCCTCGACACGTCCGGCGGCGTCGCCCCCGCCGCCGCCTGCACCGGCGCCGACCAGCTCAGCGTCCCCTACTCCGCCACGTACGCCTTCTACAAGCCGACCAAGTGA
- a CDS encoding SDR family NAD(P)-dependent oxidoreductase: MGKLDGRVVIVTGAARGQGEQEARLFAAEGAEVVVADVLDEQGAALAKELGALYVHLDVGREADWRSAVAVAEEAYGRVDGLVNNAGILRFNALVDTPLDEFLQVVQVNQVGCFLGVKTVAPLIAAAGGGTIVNTASYTGVTGMAAVGAYAATKHAVLGLTRVAALELASQGIRVNAVCPGAVDTAMSNPSLLDPEADVEETSRALDSLYRKLVPLGRIGRPEEVARLALFLTSEDSSYITGQPFVIDGGWLAGVSLI; the protein is encoded by the coding sequence ATGGGCAAGCTGGACGGACGCGTCGTGATCGTCACCGGCGCGGCGCGCGGGCAGGGGGAGCAGGAGGCGCGGCTCTTCGCGGCGGAGGGCGCCGAGGTCGTCGTGGCCGATGTGCTCGATGAGCAAGGGGCCGCGCTCGCCAAGGAGTTGGGGGCGCTCTATGTCCATCTCGATGTGGGCCGGGAGGCCGACTGGCGGTCCGCGGTCGCCGTCGCCGAGGAGGCGTACGGCCGGGTGGACGGCCTCGTGAACAACGCGGGCATCCTGCGCTTCAACGCCCTCGTGGACACTCCCCTCGACGAGTTCCTGCAGGTCGTGCAGGTCAACCAGGTCGGCTGCTTCCTCGGCGTCAAGACGGTCGCGCCGCTGATCGCGGCGGCCGGCGGGGGCACGATCGTCAACACGGCGTCGTACACCGGGGTGACCGGGATGGCGGCCGTGGGGGCGTACGCGGCGACCAAGCACGCCGTCCTCGGTCTCACCCGGGTCGCGGCCCTGGAGCTGGCGAGTCAGGGCATCCGGGTCAACGCCGTGTGTCCGGGGGCCGTCGACACCGCGATGTCCAACCCGTCCCTGCTGGACCCGGAGGCGGACGTCGAGGAGACCTCGCGGGCGCTGGACTCGCTGTATCGCAAGCTCGTGCCGCTGGGCCGGATCGGGCGCCCGGAGGAGGTGGCGCGGCTCGCGCTGTTCCTGACCTCCGAGGACTCGTCGTACATCACCGGGCAACCGTTCGTGATCGACGGGGGCTGGCTGGCCGGAGTGTCCCTGATCTGA
- a CDS encoding amidohydrolase family protein, with amino-acid sequence MLDHVIKGATVVDGTGAPARVADVGIRDGRIAVVGTVAEEARTSEDASGLVLAPGFVDPHTHYDAQLFWDPYATPSLNHGVTTVAAGNCGFTLAPLNPARPEDADYTRRMMSKVEGMSLVALEEGAPWSWHGFGEYLDALEGRIAVNAGFMVGHCALRRYVMGPDAIGGRPTERQLAEIVRLLHEAMDAGAWGFSTTQSSTHSDGDGQPVASRHASPDELLALARAVGEHEGTQIEAIVAGCLDQFSDAEIDLFVEMSATAGRPLNWNVLTVDAAVPERVPRQLSASERARKAGGRVVALTMPILTPMNMSLGTFCALNLIPGWGPILALPVPQRIEQLSDPDVRAEMLRRAQSKEAGVFRRLANFGRYVIGDTYSPRNEGLTGRVVRDIAAERGLDPFSCLVEICAADDLRTVLWPMPSDNDPASWALRAETWQHEDVLLGGSDAGAHLDRMCGAPYTTRFLGDCLRGRKLVGLEQAVKMLTDDPARLFGLRERGRVAEGFHADLVLFDPERIDAGKATLLHDLPGDSPRLDSKAIGVRAVWVNGVAAIRDDVVTGAVPGRVLRSGRDTRTVSTT; translated from the coding sequence ATGCTGGACCATGTCATCAAGGGCGCGACCGTCGTCGACGGGACGGGCGCGCCGGCCCGGGTCGCCGACGTCGGGATCCGGGACGGCCGTATCGCCGTCGTAGGGACGGTCGCCGAGGAGGCCCGGACCAGCGAGGACGCGTCCGGGCTCGTGCTCGCGCCCGGGTTCGTCGACCCGCACACCCACTACGACGCCCAGCTGTTCTGGGACCCGTACGCGACGCCGTCGCTCAACCACGGCGTCACGACCGTCGCGGCCGGCAACTGCGGTTTCACCCTCGCGCCGCTGAACCCGGCCCGCCCCGAGGACGCCGACTACACCCGCCGGATGATGTCCAAGGTGGAGGGCATGTCCCTGGTCGCCCTGGAGGAGGGCGCGCCCTGGAGCTGGCACGGCTTCGGCGAGTACCTGGACGCGCTGGAGGGCCGGATCGCGGTCAACGCGGGCTTCATGGTGGGCCATTGCGCGCTGCGTCGGTACGTGATGGGGCCGGACGCGATCGGCGGCCGGCCCACCGAGAGGCAACTGGCCGAGATCGTGCGGCTGTTGCACGAGGCCATGGACGCGGGCGCGTGGGGCTTCTCCACCACCCAGTCGAGCACCCACTCCGACGGCGACGGACAGCCGGTCGCCTCCCGCCACGCGAGCCCGGACGAACTCCTCGCGCTGGCGCGGGCGGTGGGCGAGCACGAGGGCACGCAGATCGAGGCGATCGTCGCGGGCTGTCTGGACCAGTTCAGCGACGCCGAGATCGATCTGTTCGTGGAGATGAGCGCGACCGCCGGACGCCCCCTGAACTGGAACGTCCTCACCGTCGACGCGGCCGTCCCCGAGCGCGTGCCCCGGCAGCTGTCGGCGAGCGAACGGGCCCGGAAGGCGGGCGGTCGGGTCGTCGCCCTCACCATGCCGATCCTCACGCCGATGAACATGTCCCTGGGCACGTTCTGCGCGCTGAACCTGATCCCCGGCTGGGGCCCGATCCTCGCCCTGCCCGTCCCCCAGCGAATCGAACAGCTGAGCGACCCTGATGTCCGGGCCGAGATGCTCCGCCGGGCGCAGTCCAAGGAGGCGGGCGTCTTCCGACGCCTGGCGAACTTCGGCCGATACGTCATCGGCGACACCTACAGCCCCCGCAACGAGGGCCTGACCGGCCGGGTCGTCCGGGACATCGCCGCAGAACGCGGTCTCGACCCCTTCTCCTGCCTGGTCGAGATCTGCGCCGCCGACGACCTGCGTACGGTCCTGTGGCCCATGCCGAGCGACAACGACCCCGCGTCCTGGGCCCTGCGCGCGGAGACCTGGCAGCACGAGGACGTCCTGCTCGGCGGCTCCGACGCCGGCGCGCACCTGGACCGCATGTGCGGAGCGCCGTACACCACACGCTTCCTCGGGGACTGTCTGCGGGGGCGGAAGCTGGTGGGGCTCGAGCAGGCGGTGAAGATGCTCACGGACGACCCGGCGCGGCTGTTCGGGCTGCGCGAGCGGGGCAGGGTGGCTGAGGGCTTCCACGCGGACCTCGTCCTGTTCGACCCGGAGCGGATCGACGCCGGCAAGGCCACCCTGCTGCACGACCTGCCGGGCGACAGCCCGCGCCTGGACTCCAAGGCGATCGGCGTACGGGCCGTCTGGGTCAACGGAGTCGCGGCCATCCGCGACGACGTGGTGACCGGCGCGGTGCCGGGGCGGGTGCTGCGCTCGGGCCGGGACACCAGGACGGTGAGCACGACGTGA
- a CDS encoding nitroreductase/quinone reductase family protein, with protein MSRPSESRPGESGPAEPRPSQSRLSALRFRATTAVQRHVANPLLRRLPLQTVLETTGRVSGLPRRTPVGGRRVGDSFWLVSEFGERSQYVRNIQADARVRVRIRGRWHEGTASLLPDDDPVVRLRSLPRLNSTAVRALGMQLLTVRVDLAD; from the coding sequence ATGTCCCGCCCCTCCGAGTCCCGCCCGGGCGAATCCGGCCCCGCCGAGCCCCGCCCCTCCCAGTCCCGTCTCTCCGCGCTCCGTTTCCGCGCGACCACCGCTGTGCAGCGCCACGTCGCCAACCCGTTGCTGCGCCGGTTGCCCCTTCAGACGGTCCTGGAGACCACCGGCCGCGTCTCCGGCCTGCCCCGCCGGACCCCGGTGGGCGGCCGCCGCGTCGGCGACTCCTTCTGGCTGGTCTCGGAGTTCGGCGAGCGCTCCCAGTACGTCCGCAACATCCAGGCCGACGCACGGGTGCGGGTGCGGATCCGGGGGCGCTGGCACGAGGGAACGGCGTCTCTGCTGCCGGACGACGACCCGGTCGTACGACTGCGGTCCCTGCCGCGGCTCAACAGCACCGCGGTCAGGGCCTTGGGAATGCAGTTGCTGACGGTGCGGGTGGATCTGGCCGACTGA
- a CDS encoding helix-turn-helix transcriptional regulator — MTSRPAPTARRARLATELRKLRERAGLTSTEAAQLLSSSSGQLSNVESARFGVSPERVRAMANIYSCTNQPYVDALADMAAEKVRGQWWDAYREVLPSGMLTLAELEHHATAIRTAFTAHVPGMLQITEHAREIFSHAIPAPTPPEVEHRVSHRIKRQDVVFQANPNPYSTVIHEAALHMRVGGRRVAREQLQHLIDMSEREHITLRVLPFDVGAFPGSGQSINYLCGPVPELDTVQLDQFHGPVLLDAEAHLQKYRHLLDVVEATALSPEKSRDLIHTIAQSL; from the coding sequence ATGACATCCAGGCCCGCACCTACGGCCCGACGTGCCCGACTCGCGACGGAACTGCGCAAACTCCGCGAGCGGGCCGGTCTGACCTCGACCGAGGCGGCCCAACTGCTCAGCAGCAGTTCGGGTCAACTCAGCAACGTCGAGTCGGCCCGGTTCGGGGTGAGTCCGGAGCGCGTGCGGGCGATGGCCAACATCTACTCCTGCACGAACCAGCCCTACGTCGACGCCCTTGCCGACATGGCCGCCGAGAAGGTGCGCGGACAGTGGTGGGACGCGTACCGCGAGGTGCTCCCGTCAGGAATGCTCACCCTGGCCGAGCTGGAACACCACGCCACGGCCATCCGTACCGCCTTCACCGCGCACGTTCCCGGCATGCTCCAGATCACCGAGCACGCCCGCGAGATCTTCAGTCACGCGATCCCAGCGCCTACTCCGCCGGAGGTCGAGCATCGCGTCTCGCACCGCATCAAGCGACAGGACGTCGTGTTCCAGGCGAACCCGAATCCGTACAGCACCGTCATCCATGAAGCGGCCCTGCATATGCGGGTCGGCGGCCGGAGGGTGGCGCGGGAGCAGCTCCAGCACCTCATCGACATGAGCGAACGGGAGCACATCACCCTGCGCGTACTCCCCTTCGATGTCGGGGCGTTCCCGGGCTCGGGCCAGTCCATCAACTATCTGTGCGGCCCCGTTCCGGAGTTGGACACCGTGCAGCTCGACCAGTTCCACGGCCCCGTACTGCTGGATGCCGAGGCCCATCTGCAGAAGTACCGGCACCTCTTGGACGTCGTGGAAGCCACCGCCCTCAGCCCCGAGAAGTCCCGGGACCTGATCCACACCATCGCCCAGAGCCTTTGA
- a CDS encoding LLM class F420-dependent oxidoreductase, protein MGGRRQAVTLAYGIQLPVQSQSTLYAESWEAAAGPEELVELARAADRAGFAYVAVCDHVAIPRRLADAMSTVWYDPVATLGYLAGVTERVRLLSHVAVVGLRHPLITAKQYATLDHLSGGRLILGVGAGHVREEFEALGADFERRGAVLDECVDALRAALGPEEFPEHHGKFHDFEGLGQRPRPAQPLVPLWVGGSSPAAVRRAALKGDGWLPQGDPRDRLPAQIARITRLRAEAGLDGPFVVGAITEPLYVGRPAWDVGRRTLSGPPAALAESLSAYGAMGVHQIQVRFRSRSPAEAVDQIAAFGTEVAPLLHDLHDLHDLSEQPSG, encoded by the coding sequence GTGGGCGGGCGGCGGCAGGCCGTGACCCTCGCCTACGGCATCCAGCTCCCCGTCCAGTCCCAGTCCACGCTCTACGCCGAATCCTGGGAGGCCGCCGCCGGTCCCGAGGAGCTCGTCGAGCTGGCCCGCGCCGCCGACCGCGCCGGCTTCGCCTACGTCGCCGTCTGCGACCACGTGGCGATCCCCCGTCGGCTGGCCGACGCCATGAGCACGGTCTGGTACGACCCCGTGGCCACCCTCGGCTATCTGGCGGGCGTGACCGAACGCGTCCGGCTGCTCAGCCATGTGGCGGTGGTCGGCCTGCGGCACCCGCTGATCACCGCCAAGCAGTACGCCACCCTGGACCATCTCTCGGGCGGTCGCCTGATCCTCGGGGTGGGCGCCGGGCACGTACGGGAGGAGTTCGAGGCGCTGGGGGCGGACTTCGAACGGCGCGGGGCCGTGCTGGACGAGTGCGTCGACGCCCTGCGCGCCGCGCTCGGGCCCGAGGAGTTCCCCGAACACCACGGCAAGTTCCACGACTTCGAGGGGCTCGGCCAGCGGCCGCGGCCCGCTCAGCCCCTGGTCCCCCTCTGGGTCGGCGGCTCCTCGCCGGCCGCCGTGCGCCGGGCCGCGCTGAAGGGGGACGGCTGGCTGCCGCAGGGGGACCCGCGGGACCGGCTGCCCGCGCAGATCGCCCGGATCACCCGGCTGCGCGCCGAGGCGGGCCTCGACGGGCCCTTCGTCGTCGGCGCCATCACCGAGCCCCTGTACGTCGGCCGGCCCGCCTGGGACGTGGGCCGGCGCACCCTCAGCGGGCCCCCGGCCGCGCTCGCCGAGTCCCTGAGCGCGTACGGAGCGATGGGCGTGCACCAGATCCAGGTGCGCTTCCGCAGCCGGAGCCCGGCCGAAGCCGTCGACCAGATCGCGGCGTTCGGCACGGAGGTCGCGCCGCTGCTTCACGACCTTCACGACCTTCACGACCTGTCCGAACAACCCTCTGGCTGA
- a CDS encoding response regulator transcription factor — MRSSQRFSVALACAEGEWPHDDWPAPDDPYVRRVLRTSPPYQALRRGGAADVDVVLLRCAEPSAAFPELLTALDAPGVPVIVVSPRRDTDTVIEVFERGAGYLVEGDYCTHMLSSAALGATVGHTYLSPSACAALREGARRMRTAGDAIERLRALLSPRERQVMELLSTGLGAQEIGLRLRLSEKTVRNNLSNIYAKLDARGSTDAVLRWLGATPATPVLRN, encoded by the coding sequence GTGCGATCCTCCCAGCGATTCTCCGTCGCCCTGGCCTGTGCCGAGGGCGAGTGGCCGCACGACGACTGGCCGGCCCCGGACGACCCCTACGTGCGCCGGGTGCTGCGGACGTCCCCGCCCTACCAGGCGCTCCGCCGCGGCGGGGCGGCGGACGTGGACGTCGTCCTGCTGCGCTGCGCCGAGCCGTCGGCGGCCTTCCCGGAGCTGCTCACCGCGCTGGACGCGCCGGGCGTCCCGGTGATCGTGGTCAGCCCCCGCCGGGACACCGACACGGTGATCGAGGTGTTCGAGCGTGGGGCGGGCTATCTGGTCGAGGGCGACTACTGCACCCACATGCTGTCCTCGGCCGCCCTGGGCGCCACCGTCGGACACACCTACCTCTCGCCGTCCGCGTGCGCCGCCCTGCGCGAGGGGGCCCGCCGGATGCGCACGGCCGGGGACGCGATCGAGCGGCTGCGGGCCCTGCTCTCGCCGCGCGAACGGCAGGTCATGGAACTGCTGTCGACCGGCCTGGGCGCACAGGAGATCGGGCTGAGACTGCGGTTAAGCGAGAAGACCGTCCGCAACAACCTCAGCAACATCTACGCCAAGCTCGACGCCCGGGGCAGCACGGACGCGGTCCTGCGGTGGCTGGGAGCCACCCCCGCCACGCCCGTGCTTCGCAACTGA